Proteins found in one Poecilia reticulata strain Guanapo linkage group LG15, Guppy_female_1.0+MT, whole genome shotgun sequence genomic segment:
- the papolg gene encoding poly(A) polymerase gamma isoform X1 has product MKEMSSAMPGGQQPQKHYGITSAISLAPPREIDHLYTKKLCDAMKPFGVFEDEEELNHRLAVLGKLNNLVKEWIAEISELKNLPPSAISCVGGKIFTFGSYRLGVHTKGADIDALCVAPRHVERTDFFQSFFEKLKQHEEIKDLRAVEDAFVPVIKFKFDGIEIDLLFARLALQSIPDNLDLRGDSILKNLDIRCIRSLNGCRVTDEILYLVPNKENFRLTLRAIKLWAKRRGIYSNILGFLGGVSWAMLVARTCQLYPNAVAATLVHKFFLVFSKWEWPNPVLLKQPEDSNLNLPVWDPRVNPSDRYHLMPIITPAYPQQNSTYNVSTSTRTIMTEEFKHGLSVTDEILQGKAEWPKLFEPPNFFQKYKHYIVLTASASTEENHLEWIGLVESKIRVLVGNLERNEYIMLAHVNPQSFPGSKDNRNENDFVSMWFIGIIFKKVENAESVNIDLTFDIQSFTDTVYRQANNINMLKDGMKIEATHVKKKQLHQYLPPELVQKKKRSIAEVNRSSNGGSSKRISLDSSHLDSSRDTDSGTPFSSPSSKPLKPSSDTDEGASPPKQIFLETSPAPSAAAASPQTSATAAAAAVSSSAAAAAEQPAASAAAAEQDAARCSPPAGSSISGALSDAVKPSSPKEESNGLEEPPPAPAATKRPHSPTQDDFAKRHKESDAAPSDDSTFKEPYPPSSDCSPHGEAPGTPPHSGSKAKSIPTIDTSRTQRLPSMELPDASSPLPASNSCRVVKNSIKLALNRHNVTPPKPPLFDGTLNPDAPAASEEKGMSIPVIGSKHAAPKHTAPPVGSSIPTLVSRVADPLNGATSKRPHSPSLEEQAKRLKETEKARIHIA; this is encoded by the exons ATGAAAGAAATGTCAAG CGCCATGCCTGGTGGGCAGCAGCCTCAGAAACACTATGGCATCACCTCGGCCATCAGCCTGGCTCCCCCACGAGAAATAGACCATTTGTACACCAAGAAACTCTGTGACGCTATGAAACCTTTCGGTGTCTTTGAGGACGAAGAGGAGCTGAACCACAG ACTCGCTGTTCTTGGGAAGTTGAATAACTTGGTTAAAGAATGGATCGCAGAGATCAGTGAATTAAAG AACCTTCCACCGTCTGCTATTAGTTGTGTTGGAGgaaagatttttacatttggttCATACAGACTTGGAGTTCACACAAAAG GAGCTGATATTGATGCCTTGTGTGTGGCGCCGCGGCACGTAGAGAGAACCGACTTTTTCCAGTCTTTCTTTGAGAAATTGAAACAGCATGAAGAGATCAAGGACCTCAGG GCTGTTGAAGACGCTTTTGTACCTGtgataaaattcaaatttgatGGGATTGAG ATTGACCTGCTTTTTGCCAGATTGGCCTTACAGTCCATTCCAGACAACCTGGACCTGCGGGGCGACTCCATCCTGAAGAACTTGGACATTCGGTGCATCCGAAGCCTCAACG GTTGTCGAGTAACGGATGAAATTTTATACCTGGTGCCAAACAAAGAGAACTTCAGGTTGACATTGAGAGCCATCAAACTCTGGGCGAAAC GTCGAGGGATCTACTCCAACATCCTGGGTTTTCTGGGTGGAGTTTCGTGGGCCATGCTGGTGGCCAGGACCTGCCAGCTCTACCCCAACGCCGTAGCCGCCACACTCGTCCACAAGTTCTTCCTGGTTTTCTCAAAATG GGAATGGCCGAATCCTGTGCTACTGAAACAACCTGAGGACAGTAATCTCAATTTACCTGTTTGGGACCCCAGA gtgaacCCGTCTGACAGATACCACCTGATGCCCATCATCACGCCCGCGTACCCCCAGCAGAACTCCACCTACAACGTTTCCACGTCAACGCGCACCATCATGACGGAGGAGTTCAAACACG GTCTCAGCGTCACAGACGAGATTCTGCAAGGCAAAGCAGAATGGCCGAAGCTCTTTGAACCACCCAACTTTTTCCAAAAGTACAA GCATTACATTGTTCTTACTGCCAGTGCATCCACAGAGGAAAACCACTTAGAATG GATCGGCCTCGTAGAGTCGAAGATCCGCGTTCTGGTGGGGAACCTGGAGAGGAACGAGTACATCATGCTGGCTCACGTCAACCCGCAGTCCTTCCCCGGCTCCAAAGACAACCGCAACGA AAACGACTTTGTCTCCATGTGGTTTATTGGGATCATCTTCAAGAAGGTGGAGAACGCAGAGAGCGTGAACATCGACCTCACGTTTGACATCCAGTCCTTCACAGACACGG TGTACAGACAAGCTAATAACATCAACATGCTGAAAGACGGGATGAAAATCGAGGCGACGCACGTGAAGAAGAAACAGCTCCATCAGTACCTCCCCCCCGAACtggtgcagaagaagaaaagg AGCATAGCGGAGGTGAACCGAAGCTCGAACGGTGGAAGTTCGAAGCGGATCTCCCTGGACAGCAGCCACCTGGACAGCTCCAGAGACACCGACTCAGGGACGCCCTTCAGCTCCCCGAGCAGCAAACCCCTCAAACCCTCGTCGGACACCGACGAAGG AGCGAGTCCACCAAAGCAGATTTTCCTGGAGACGTCTCCAGCGCCGAGTGCAGCCGCCGCCTCGCCTCAAACGAGCGCCaccgctgcagcagcagccgtgTCATCGagcgcagcagcagcggcggagCAGCCGGCGgcatcagctgcagctgcagaacaaG ACGCCGCTCGCTGCTCGCCGCCCGCCGGATCGTCCATCAGCGGCGCCCTGAGTGACGCGGTGAAGCCCAGCAGCCCTAAGGAGGAGTCCAATGGCCTGGAGGAGCCACCCCCTGCCCCCGCCGCCACCAAGAGGCCGCACTCGCCCACGCAGGACGACTTCGCCAAGAGGCACAAGGAGTCGGAC GCGGCACCCAGCGACGACTCGACATTCAAGGAGCCGTACCCGCCGTCGTCGGACTGCAGCCCTCACGGCGAGGCACCCGGCACC CCGCCTCACTCTGGATCAAAGGCCAAATCCATTCCAACCATCGATACCTCGAGAACGCAG AGACTTCCCAGCATGGAGCTGCCTGACGCCTCGTCGCCGCTGCCGGCCAGCAACAGCTGCCGCGTCGTGAAGAACTCCATCAAACTCGCGCTCAACCGTCACAA CGTCACGCCGCCCAAGCCGCCGCTGTTTGACGGAACGCTGAACCCAGACGCTCCGGCCGCCAGCGAGGAGAAGGGCATGTCCATTCCCGTCATCGGATCAA AACATGCGGCCCCTAAGCACACAGCGCCCCCTGTTGGCAGCTCCATCCCCACGCTGGTCAGTCGAGTCGCCGACCCCCTGAACGGCGCAACCTCTAAACGACCCCACTCCCCGTCGTTGGAGGAGCAGGCGAAGCGGCTGAAGGAAACAGAGAAGGCCCGGATTCACATAGCCTGA
- the papolg gene encoding poly(A) polymerase gamma isoform X2, with translation MKEMSSAMPGGQQPQKHYGITSAISLAPPREIDHLYTKKLCDAMKPFGVFEDEEELNHRLAVLGKLNNLVKEWIAEISELKNLPPSAISCVGGKIFTFGSYRLGVHTKGADIDALCVAPRHVERTDFFQSFFEKLKQHEEIKDLRAVEDAFVPVIKFKFDGIEIDLLFARLALQSIPDNLDLRGDSILKNLDIRCIRSLNGCRVTDEILYLVPNKENFRLTLRAIKLWAKRRGIYSNILGFLGGVSWAMLVARTCQLYPNAVAATLVHKFFLVFSKW, from the exons ATGAAAGAAATGTCAAG CGCCATGCCTGGTGGGCAGCAGCCTCAGAAACACTATGGCATCACCTCGGCCATCAGCCTGGCTCCCCCACGAGAAATAGACCATTTGTACACCAAGAAACTCTGTGACGCTATGAAACCTTTCGGTGTCTTTGAGGACGAAGAGGAGCTGAACCACAG ACTCGCTGTTCTTGGGAAGTTGAATAACTTGGTTAAAGAATGGATCGCAGAGATCAGTGAATTAAAG AACCTTCCACCGTCTGCTATTAGTTGTGTTGGAGgaaagatttttacatttggttCATACAGACTTGGAGTTCACACAAAAG GAGCTGATATTGATGCCTTGTGTGTGGCGCCGCGGCACGTAGAGAGAACCGACTTTTTCCAGTCTTTCTTTGAGAAATTGAAACAGCATGAAGAGATCAAGGACCTCAGG GCTGTTGAAGACGCTTTTGTACCTGtgataaaattcaaatttgatGGGATTGAG ATTGACCTGCTTTTTGCCAGATTGGCCTTACAGTCCATTCCAGACAACCTGGACCTGCGGGGCGACTCCATCCTGAAGAACTTGGACATTCGGTGCATCCGAAGCCTCAACG GTTGTCGAGTAACGGATGAAATTTTATACCTGGTGCCAAACAAAGAGAACTTCAGGTTGACATTGAGAGCCATCAAACTCTGGGCGAAAC GTCGAGGGATCTACTCCAACATCCTGGGTTTTCTGGGTGGAGTTTCGTGGGCCATGCTGGTGGCCAGGACCTGCCAGCTCTACCCCAACGCCGTAGCCGCCACACTCGTCCACAAGTTCTTCCTGGTTTTCTCAAAATGGTGA
- the haao gene encoding 3-hydroxyanthranilate 3,4-dioxygenase — MSSQVPLVNVEKWIAENQDAFLPPVCNKLMHFSQLLVMFVGGPNTRKDYHIEEGEELFFQLKGDMCLKVIENGVHKDVHIKEGEMFLLPARIPHSPQRKANTVGLVVERRRLLTETDCLRYYVDNTTNILFERWFYCENLGTQLVPIIKEFMASNQAKTGKPDPDEVFREPPFQMNTMNVMTPFSFKDWLNKQRPSLANVRPINIFGAQFETEVMVFGPGLTETSVQQTDLWIWQMEGYSTVTMAEQTFSLTSGDSLLIPEQSQYKWQRNEGTVALVVVQNPERKRT; from the exons atgaGCAGCCAAGTTCCTCTGGTTAATGTGGAAAAGTGGATCGCTGAAAACCAGGATGCTTTTCTACCTCCAGTGTGCAACAAGCTGAT gcACTTTTCCCAGTTGCTCGTCATGTTTGTTGGGGGTCCCAACACCAGGAAGGATTATCATATAGAGGAAGGGGAAGAG TTGTTTTTCCAGCTGAAGGGAGACATGTGTCTGAAGGTGATTGAAAATGGCGTCCACAAGGACGTTCACATCAAAGAAGGCGAG atgtttctgcTCCCAGCTCGAATCCCCCACTCCCCGCAGAGAAAGGCCAACACCGTTGGACTGGTGGTGGAGCGAAGGCGACTGCTGACTGAAACAGACTGCCTGAG GTACTACGTGGACAACACCACCAACATCCTGTTCGAGAGATGGTTCTACTGCGAGAATCTGGGGACACAACTGGTTCCGATTATCAAAGA GTTCATGGCATCAAACCAGGCTAAGACGGGAAAACCGGATCCAG aTGAAGTTTTCAGAGAGCCTCCGTTCCAGATGAACACCATGAATGTGATGACACCGTTTTCCTTCAAGGACTGGCTCAACAAACAGAGGCCATCTTTGGCTAACGTCAGGCCCATCAACATCTTTGGAGCTCAGTTTGAGACAGAG GTAATGGTGTTTGGACCTGGACTTACAGAGACCTCGGTCCAGCAAACTGATTTGTGGATTTGGCAAATG GAGGGATATTCAACAGTGACCATGGCGGAGCAGACGTTCAGTTTGACTTCAGGAGATAGTTTGCTCATCCCCGAACAGAGCCA GTACAAGTGGCAGAGGAATGAGGGGACTGTGGCCTTGGTTGTTGTGCAAAATCCAGAGCGGAAGAGAACCTAA
- the LOC103477325 gene encoding transmembrane protein 229b-like, with the protein MKGRKVAEGGRSGRGTVVGEEPPAEPDGPPHPLSALFRLYVYALHGCLCEVAFTAMYDWCSTRDQRLPGHSSIWALPMYGSAIFCMEALRARLLAQSRSLPARLAVYTLFIYMWEFSWGVGLSLLGACPWDYSAHRYNLGGLVTLDYAPAWAVAGLIAEQHVIKNTLRIRLKNN; encoded by the exons ATGAAGGGCAGAAAAGTAGCAGAGGGAGGGAGAAGTGGTCGAG ggaCTGTTGTTGGAGAGGAACCCCCAGCAGAACCTGACGGCCCCCCTCATCCCCTCTCAGCCTTGTTTCGTCTCTATGTTTACGCTCTGCACGGCTGCCTCTGCGAGGTGGCCTTCACCGCCATGTACGACTGGTGCAGCACCCGGGACCAGAGGCTGCCGGGCCACAGCAGCATCTGGGCGCTGCCCATGTACGGCTCCGCCATCTTCTGCATGGAGGCCCTGAGGGCCCGGCTGCTGGCCCAGAGCCGCTCGCTCCCTGCGAGACTGGCAGTTTACACTTTATTCATTTACATGTGGGAGTTCAGCTGGGGCGTGGGGCTGAGTCTGCTGGGGGCCTGTCCGTGGGATTACTCAGCACATCGTTACAATCTGGGAGGACTGGTGACTCTGGATTATGCCCCTGCCTGGGCTGTAGCTGGACTTATAGCGGAGCAGCATGTAATCAAGAATACGTTAAGGATAAGAttgaaaaacaactga